A single window of Clostridia bacterium DNA harbors:
- a CDS encoding aconitate hydratase, with translation MNKSLAYKIIQSHLVEGNMVAGEEIAIKIDQTLTQDSTGTMAYLQFEAMGIDKVKTKKSVAYIDHNTLQTGFENADDHAYIISTALKHGVYVSKPGNGICHQVHLERFGVPGMTLLGSDSHTPTNGGIGMLAIGAGGLDVAVAMGGGAYHLTMPKIVNVELKGKLTGCTAAKDIILEVLRILSVKGGVGKIIEYSGEGVATLSVPERATITNMGAELGATTSIFPSDDITRQFLASQGRESDYVELKADEDAQYDEKIVIDLSTLEPLVACPHSPDNVKKVSEIEDLKVDQVCIGSCTNSSYLDMMRVATILKGKTVHPTVSLTISPGSKQVLSMLAQNGALYDMISAGARILECACGPCIGMGQSPKTGAVSVRTFNRNFYGRSGTKSANVYLVSAETAAVTALTGKLTSPKEYLGKTIEVEMPKSFFINDNLILNPSDYKDIEIVRGPNIKPFPVNTKLPQTVNGKVLLKMTDNITTDHIMPSDSKLLPFRSNIPYLSEYCLTPVDSEFPKRAKEQGGGFLVAGINYGQGSSREHAALVPLYLNIKGVLALSFARIHRDNLINNGILPLEFADENDYKEIEQGDELVVENAQEQVRSGVVEVKNLTKNKTIKTVLNISKRSIKMLLEGGLLNSVKNS, from the coding sequence GCTTACATAGACCATAACACTTTGCAGACAGGATTTGAAAATGCAGACGACCATGCATATATTATAAGCACAGCGTTAAAGCATGGCGTTTATGTGAGCAAGCCTGGCAACGGAATATGCCATCAGGTGCATTTAGAAAGGTTTGGCGTTCCTGGCATGACGCTTTTGGGTTCAGATTCACATACGCCAACCAATGGCGGTATAGGCATGCTAGCAATAGGCGCGGGCGGACTTGATGTGGCTGTTGCTATGGGCGGCGGGGCATATCATCTTACAATGCCTAAGATTGTTAATGTAGAACTCAAAGGCAAACTTACAGGCTGCACAGCCGCAAAAGATATTATCTTAGAAGTCTTAAGAATTTTGAGCGTAAAAGGCGGCGTAGGTAAGATTATAGAATACAGCGGAGAAGGAGTCGCAACTTTGAGTGTTCCTGAACGTGCAACTATTACTAATATGGGCGCAGAACTGGGTGCGACAACTTCGATATTCCCTAGTGACGATATAACCAGACAGTTTTTGGCTTCACAGGGCAGAGAGAGTGATTATGTAGAATTAAAAGCTGATGAAGATGCCCAATATGATGAAAAGATAGTTATAGATCTATCCACACTTGAACCTTTGGTTGCTTGTCCCCACTCACCCGATAATGTGAAAAAAGTAAGTGAAATAGAGGATTTGAAAGTTGATCAGGTTTGTATAGGAAGCTGCACCAACTCATCATATCTTGATATGATGAGAGTGGCCACAATTTTGAAGGGAAAAACCGTTCATCCCACCGTTAGTCTTACCATAAGCCCAGGAAGTAAGCAGGTTTTGAGCATGCTGGCGCAAAACGGCGCATTGTATGACATGATTTCAGCAGGTGCTAGAATACTAGAATGTGCTTGCGGTCCTTGTATAGGCATGGGACAATCGCCCAAAACAGGCGCTGTTTCGGTAAGAACATTTAACCGTAATTTTTATGGCAGAAGCGGAACAAAAAGCGCAAATGTATATTTGGTAAGCGCAGAAACAGCCGCAGTCACTGCTTTGACAGGCAAACTCACTTCGCCCAAAGAATATCTTGGCAAAACTATAGAAGTCGAAATGCCCAAGAGCTTTTTCATTAATGATAATTTGATATTAAATCCTTCTGATTATAAAGATATAGAAATAGTAAGAGGTCCCAACATCAAGCCTTTTCCTGTTAATACCAAGCTGCCTCAAACGGTAAATGGCAAAGTGCTTTTGAAAATGACTGATAATATCACAACCGATCATATTATGCCGTCTGATTCCAAGCTTTTGCCTTTTAGATCAAATATTCCTTATCTTTCGGAATATTGCCTTACTCCTGTTGACAGTGAATTTCCTAAGCGCGCAAAAGAGCAGGGCGGCGGATTTTTGGTTGCAGGCATTAATTACGGTCAAGGGTCATCAAGAGAACATGCCGCTTTGGTGCCTTTGTATTTGAATATAAAAGGAGTGCTTGCATTGTCTTTTGCTAGAATTCATAGGGATAACCTTATCAATAACGGAATTTTGCCGCTAGAATTTGCGGATGAAAACGATTACAAAGAAATAGAACAAGGCGATGAATTGGTTGTTGAAAACGCTCAAGAGCAGGTAAGAAGCGGTGTTGTAGAGGTAAAAAATTTGACCAAAAACAAAACGATCAAAACTGTTCTTAATATAAGCAAGCGTTCTATAAAGATGTTGCTAGAAGGCGGACTTCTAAACAGTGTCAAAAATTCATAA